A window of the Coprobacter fastidiosus genome harbors these coding sequences:
- the lpxK gene encoding tetraacyldisaccharide 4'-kinase, with protein sequence MEEENVKLYKWLSPFSLIYGLGVRLRNKLFDWDILRSKSYDIPILSVGNITVGGTGKTPHIEYLIRLLASSYRIAILSRGYKRKTRGFVLATHSSTAREIGDEPFQIKHKFPEIVVAVDSNRRRGIEKLMRLTPEIDVILLDDAFQHRYVAPSTSILLSDFNRMIYEDKLLPYGRLREPIGEKSRAQIVIVTKCPKDIKPIDFRIISKRLQLYPYQRLYFTGLCYDELIPLFPNEIHNPISITNIKKDKALLISGIASPQPFIQYIQNFVSKTESLCFPDHHSFSAKDIEKIRNRALKMKNSNTLPHIIVTEKDAARLIHNPHLTNEIKQNLYYLPLKICFLQDQGTAFDAQIKDVITKNRKNYIPKTIKTS encoded by the coding sequence CTGGAGGAGGAAAATGTAAAGCTATATAAGTGGTTATCTCCGTTTTCCCTCATTTACGGATTAGGAGTAAGATTGAGAAATAAACTTTTCGATTGGGATATTTTACGTAGCAAAAGTTATGATATACCTATCCTATCTGTAGGTAATATCACAGTGGGAGGCACAGGGAAAACGCCCCATATCGAATATTTAATACGATTATTGGCTTCTTCATATCGGATTGCCATTTTGAGCCGAGGGTATAAAAGAAAAACCAGAGGATTTGTTCTAGCAACCCATTCTTCTACAGCCAGAGAAATCGGAGATGAACCTTTTCAAATAAAACATAAATTTCCGGAAATCGTAGTGGCCGTAGATAGTAACCGTCGAAGAGGTATAGAAAAGCTAATGCGACTCACGCCCGAAATCGATGTCATTTTATTAGATGACGCTTTCCAGCATAGATATGTGGCACCATCTACATCTATCTTACTATCCGATTTCAATCGGATGATTTATGAAGATAAACTTCTCCCATATGGTAGATTAAGAGAACCGATAGGAGAAAAATCTCGTGCACAGATCGTTATTGTAACTAAATGTCCTAAAGATATAAAACCTATAGATTTCAGAATTATTTCGAAACGTCTGCAATTATATCCATATCAACGATTATATTTTACCGGATTATGTTACGATGAATTAATTCCTTTATTTCCGAATGAAATTCACAATCCTATATCCATAACAAATATAAAAAAAGATAAAGCTTTACTGATCTCTGGGATTGCTTCACCCCAACCGTTTATACAATATATTCAAAACTTTGTATCTAAGACAGAGAGTTTATGTTTTCCGGATCATCATAGTTTCAGTGCGAAAGACATAGAAAAAATCCGGAACAGAGCATTAAAAATGAAGAATAGCAACACTTTGCCCCATATAATTGTGACAGAAAAAGATGCAGCCAGACTAATCCATAACCCTCATTTAACGAATGAAATAAAACAAAATCTATATTATTTGCCACTCAAAATATGCTTTTTACAAGATCAAGGCACAGCTTTTGATGCACAAATAAAAGATGTTATAACCAAAAACAGGAAAAATTATATTCCCAAAACTATAAAAACTTCTTAA
- a CDS encoding purine-nucleoside phosphorylase, whose translation MIEKIKETAAFIKERFPIIPETAIILGTGLGELVNHITNQKELAYKDIPNFPISTVEGHSGKLIFGKLGTKDIMAMQGRFHFYEGYDMKQVTFPVRVMKQLGVKTLFVSNAAGGMNPTFKVGDLMVIRDHINLFPEHPLHGKNYNELGPRFPDMSEAYSKRLIKKAFEIAEKNNIYLQQGVYVGTQGPTFETPAEYKYFKIIGGDAVGMSTVPEVIVARHSDMEVFAISVITDLGVEGIVEKASHEEVQKAAALAQPKMTLIMKELVEQF comes from the coding sequence ATGATTGAAAAAATTAAAGAAACTGCGGCATTTATTAAAGAACGTTTCCCGATTATCCCTGAAACAGCCATTATATTAGGTACAGGATTAGGCGAACTGGTAAACCATATCACCAACCAGAAAGAACTGGCATATAAAGATATTCCTAATTTCCCAATCTCTACAGTAGAAGGACATAGCGGAAAACTCATTTTCGGGAAACTGGGCACTAAAGACATCATGGCTATGCAAGGCCGATTCCATTTTTATGAAGGCTACGATATGAAACAAGTAACTTTCCCGGTACGCGTCATGAAACAATTAGGTGTAAAAACTCTATTTGTTTCAAATGCTGCCGGAGGAATGAATCCCACTTTTAAAGTAGGAGACCTAATGGTGATACGTGATCATATTAACTTATTCCCGGAACATCCGTTGCATGGGAAAAATTATAATGAGCTCGGTCCTCGATTCCCAGATATGAGTGAAGCTTATTCTAAACGACTCATTAAAAAAGCTTTTGAGATCGCAGAAAAAAACAACATATACTTACAACAGGGCGTATATGTAGGGACACAAGGGCCTACCTTCGAAACTCCTGCAGAATACAAGTATTTCAAAATCATAGGTGGTGATGCCGTTGGAATGTCTACTGTCCCTGAAGTAATCGTTGCCCGTCATAGTGATATGGAAGTATTTGCAATATCAGTCATCACCGACCTCGGAGTCGAAGGTATTGTGGAAAAAGCTTCTCACGAAGAAGTTCAAAAAGCCGCAGCCCTGGCTCAACCTAAAATGACATTAATAATGAAAGAACTCGTAGAACAGTTCTAA
- the thiL gene encoding thiamine-phosphate kinase — MEEFKRTEIASLGEFGLIDHLTKHVEVKNNSTLKGIGDDAAVLDYKEKQVLVTTDLLLEGIHFDLTYVPLKHLGYKSAVVNFSDIYAMNGQPKQITVSLGISKRFSVEDLEQLYAGIQLACDVYHVDLIGGDTSASLTGLAISITCIGEANKEKIVYRNGAKENDLICVSGDLGAAYMGLQLLEREKKVFAGEKNFQPAFEGREYLLERQLKPEARKDIIKELAKRNIVPTAMMDISDGLSSELLHICKQSHTGCRIYEERIPIDYQTAVMAEEFNMSLITAALNGGEDYELLFTVPLAKHDDISALPGIRIIGHITAPSLGAYMITRDGAEIELKAQGWNSLNEEN; from the coding sequence ATGGAAGAATTTAAACGTACAGAAATAGCATCTCTTGGTGAATTTGGACTTATCGACCATTTAACCAAACATGTAGAAGTAAAAAACAACTCTACACTAAAAGGTATCGGGGATGACGCTGCCGTACTCGACTATAAAGAAAAACAAGTATTAGTAACAACCGATCTGCTACTTGAAGGTATCCACTTCGACTTAACTTATGTTCCTTTAAAACATTTAGGATATAAGTCAGCCGTTGTTAATTTTTCAGACATTTATGCAATGAATGGACAGCCGAAACAAATTACTGTTTCCTTAGGCATTTCAAAACGTTTCTCGGTCGAAGATTTAGAACAACTATATGCCGGTATTCAACTTGCTTGTGATGTTTACCATGTAGATCTGATCGGAGGAGATACTTCCGCTTCTCTCACCGGGTTGGCAATCAGCATTACTTGCATAGGTGAAGCAAATAAAGAAAAGATTGTATATAGGAATGGAGCTAAAGAAAATGACTTGATCTGCGTAAGTGGAGATCTGGGTGCTGCTTATATGGGGTTACAATTGCTCGAACGTGAAAAAAAGGTTTTTGCTGGAGAAAAAAATTTTCAACCTGCTTTTGAAGGTAGAGAGTATCTCCTCGAGAGACAATTAAAACCGGAAGCTCGTAAAGATATTATCAAAGAACTGGCAAAACGGAATATTGTGCCAACAGCAATGATGGATATTTCGGACGGACTCTCTTCCGAATTACTGCATATATGCAAACAAAGTCATACCGGATGTCGCATTTATGAGGAACGAATCCCCATAGATTACCAAACGGCTGTTATGGCGGAAGAATTCAATATGAGCCTTATCACTGCTGCTCTTAATGGTGGAGAGGATTATGAACTGCTATTTACCGTACCGCTGGCTAAACATGATGACATTTCAGCTCTTCCGGGTATTCGTATTATAGGTCATATTACAGCTCCTTCCCTTGGGGCTTATATGATTACCAGAGACGGTGCTGAGATAGAATTAAAAGCTCAAGGCTGGAACTCTCTCAATGAAGAAAATTAA
- a CDS encoding Arm DNA-binding domain-containing protein: MERKRFSVLFFIKRSKLLKNGEAPVRVRVTYDRLYVELQLKRSVKVPLWSQEKENAGHSSTRMTQHYAKVLDQTILRDIQAVEQQLSV, from the coding sequence ATGGAAAGAAAAAGATTCAGCGTGTTGTTCTTCATCAAGCGTAGCAAACTGTTAAAAAACGGGGAAGCACCCGTGCGTGTGCGTGTCACTTATGACCGCCTATACGTGGAACTTCAACTAAAGCGGAGCGTAAAAGTCCCACTTTGGTCGCAGGAAAAAGAGAATGCTGGGCATTCATCCACCCGAATGACGCAGCATTATGCGAAAGTATTAGACCAAACGATACTAAGGGATATACAAGCCGTTGAGCAACAACTATCTGTATAA
- a CDS encoding ImmA/IrrE family metallo-endopeptidase: protein MDNIDIELSKVIDAAVQSSIDIGQVASLKDLYKEKKNSLNLSDRQIQKILGMDSKTINPILNGTAKQINFINVVKLAHFLGLSVNDLIKVYVPELAPKQIGEIQRAKEAGYIVENFDVSILIKMKFFNSNASSKDMSDKIKRFFDIDNIYSYSENSLLPVFSRSKRNSNDLMRNFWIQSAFIQFKSIANPNPYIRKELVELIPKIRPYTRDIKNGLIRVLKALFRTGITVIYQPSLEKIQVRGATMIINDKPCIVLSNLQNNYPTLWFTLLHELHHVLFDFDEIKKQTYHISNNEGDLFLMNEEQADNFACEYLLNESRLKFASGYITSHYNIEKLAKEWGVHSSIIYVMYCYKTNEWAFYNKYIPKMNEALELINTHPFEKETLMESVQQIKEFLYN from the coding sequence ATGGACAATATAGACATAGAACTTAGTAAAGTAATTGATGCAGCTGTTCAATCTTCAATTGATATAGGTCAGGTTGCATCTCTAAAGGATTTATATAAAGAAAAGAAAAATTCACTAAACTTATCAGATAGACAGATTCAGAAAATTTTAGGAATGGATTCTAAAACTATAAATCCTATATTAAATGGAACTGCTAAACAAATCAATTTCATAAATGTAGTAAAATTGGCTCATTTTTTAGGTCTGTCTGTTAATGACCTAATAAAAGTTTACGTACCAGAATTAGCTCCTAAACAAATAGGAGAAATCCAACGAGCAAAAGAAGCAGGATATATCGTTGAAAATTTTGATGTATCTATCCTTATTAAGATGAAGTTTTTTAATTCCAATGCTTCATCTAAAGATATGAGTGATAAAATCAAACGTTTTTTTGACATTGATAATATTTACAGTTACTCGGAAAATTCTTTGCTTCCCGTTTTTAGTCGCTCTAAAAGAAATTCGAATGATTTAATGCGTAATTTTTGGATACAATCTGCGTTCATCCAATTTAAATCTATTGCAAATCCCAATCCATACATAAGAAAAGAATTAGTTGAACTAATACCCAAAATTAGACCATACACAAGAGATATAAAAAATGGTCTAATTAGAGTTCTGAAAGCACTATTTCGTACTGGGATCACAGTTATATATCAACCAAGTTTAGAAAAAATACAAGTTAGAGGAGCTACCATGATAATAAATGATAAACCATGTATTGTACTTTCTAATTTACAAAATAATTATCCTACATTATGGTTTACTCTTTTACATGAACTACATCATGTACTTTTTGATTTTGATGAAATCAAAAAACAGACGTATCATATTAGCAATAATGAGGGAGACTTATTTTTAATGAATGAAGAACAAGCAGATAATTTTGCTTGCGAATATTTATTAAATGAATCCCGATTAAAATTTGCATCAGGGTATATTACATCACATTATAATATTGAAAAACTAGCTAAAGAATGGGGAGTACACTCCTCTATTATATATGTAATGTATTGTTATAAAACCAACGAATGGGCTTTTTATAATAAATATATACCTAAAATGAATGAAGCCTTAGAGCTTATAAATACTCACCCATTTGAAAAAGAAACATTAATGGAATCAGTACAACAAATCAAAGAATTTTTATACAATTAA
- a CDS encoding linear amide C-N hydrolase, whose product MKILYLTFALFFSGLSSALACTGISFFAKDGGYVQARTIEWGDSFLPSEYVIIPRNLNQTSYTPTGINGLKFKSKYGVVGLAIIQKEFIAEGLNEAGLSAGLFYFPHYGKYPEYDQKQNSRTLSDLQFVSWILSNFSTIDEVKKAIEQVRIVSLDKEGASSTVHWRIGEASGRQVVLEFENGKPCFYENQVGVLTNSPDFKWQVTNLNNYVNLFPGNAPVQKIGNVTIFPFGAGSGFLGIPGDITPPSRFVRIAFYKATAPQQNTSDETILQCFHILNNFDIPIGVEFAPGKAPNIPSATQWTSAIDLTQKKVYYKTAYNNNIRCIDLKDINFNTISYQSHPLDQTLKQPIENLQFK is encoded by the coding sequence ATGAAAATACTTTATTTAACTTTCGCATTATTCTTCAGCGGGCTTTCATCTGCTCTTGCCTGTACAGGAATTTCCTTTTTTGCCAAAGACGGTGGATATGTACAAGCCCGAACTATCGAGTGGGGAGATAGTTTCCTACCAAGTGAATATGTAATTATACCCCGTAATCTAAATCAGACATCATATACTCCAACGGGTATAAACGGGTTAAAATTTAAATCCAAATATGGCGTAGTCGGACTTGCAATCATCCAAAAAGAATTTATTGCCGAAGGTCTAAATGAAGCCGGCTTATCAGCCGGACTATTTTATTTCCCTCATTACGGAAAGTATCCAGAATATGACCAGAAACAAAACAGCCGTACATTATCCGATTTACAATTCGTCTCATGGATATTATCCAATTTTTCGACTATCGATGAAGTAAAAAAAGCCATTGAACAAGTACGGATCGTTTCCTTAGATAAAGAGGGGGCATCTTCAACTGTACATTGGCGTATAGGAGAAGCTTCCGGCAGACAAGTCGTGCTTGAATTTGAAAACGGGAAACCTTGTTTTTACGAAAACCAAGTAGGTGTATTGACAAACTCCCCTGACTTTAAATGGCAGGTTACCAATCTGAATAATTACGTCAACCTTTTCCCTGGCAATGCTCCTGTTCAAAAGATCGGAAATGTCACGATATTTCCGTTCGGTGCGGGCTCCGGTTTCTTGGGTATACCTGGAGACATTACCCCTCCTTCCCGTTTCGTCAGGATAGCCTTTTACAAAGCTACAGCTCCCCAGCAAAATACATCAGACGAAACGATACTACAATGTTTTCACATCCTTAATAACTTCGATATTCCTATCGGTGTTGAATTTGCACCAGGAAAAGCTCCGAATATTCCCAGTGCAACACAATGGACTTCCGCCATCGACCTAACACAAAAGAAAGTATATTACAAAACCGCTTACAATAACAATATTCGCTGTATCGATCTTAAAGATATAAATTTCAATACAATTTCTTACCAATCACATCCATTAGACCAAACACTTAAACAGCCTATCGAAAATCTACAGTTCAAATAA
- a CDS encoding TspO/MBR family protein: MKKAYKFIIPILCCFLIGFIAGQIQESSILNWYPYLNKPSLTPPNMVFPIAWAILYLCMGISLGLILNSSHYGRKSLIRLFILQLIFNFTWSIFFFYMQNPLLGFINIILLEFLIIVYSVKSYGINKISSILFIPYILWVTYATYLNLYILICN, from the coding sequence ATGAAAAAAGCTTACAAATTTATTATACCCATTCTGTGTTGTTTCTTAATTGGATTTATAGCCGGACAGATTCAAGAAAGTTCTATTTTAAACTGGTATCCCTACTTAAATAAACCAAGCCTGACACCTCCTAATATGGTCTTTCCGATCGCATGGGCTATACTTTATCTCTGCATGGGTATCTCTTTAGGTCTTATACTCAATTCCTCCCATTACGGACGAAAATCACTGATACGACTCTTTATACTGCAATTAATTTTTAATTTCACATGGAGTATTTTTTTCTTCTATATGCAAAATCCGTTGCTCGGATTCATAAATATTATTCTGCTCGAATTCTTAATAATTGTGTATAGTGTAAAAAGTTACGGAATAAATAAAATCAGCTCAATTTTATTCATTCCGTATATACTGTGGGTAACTTATGCAACTTATTTAAATCTTTATATTCTGATATGCAATTAA